The DNA segment TTTTCCGGTGACTTTCCGGCGAAGTTAAAAATTTCGGCAAACTTTTCCGGCGAAattaaatcttgaacgcgagttcaagttcTCTGACGTATTAAATACGTCGGTAAGTCACCGTTTTTTCGGAGTCGTTACTCCGGCGATTTTAAGTAAAGCCGGCGAAATTATTTTTTTAAGAAAGAGTAGAAACAGTTTTGTGTGGATTCAACTTTCCATCAACAATCTTcaaacaaaagaaaaacaaaaccaCAGAAAACCAACCCTACCCTACAATAAACCTCTTACAGCAAACTCTTTAAAATTTCGAACCCCGCATCTACGGTTTGGTTCACCTTCCATGTCCTTGTGAGCATACACTCCGTTGTAAACGTTAAACGTAAAGATCCGaacataacatcatcatcataaacAAAAGTGTGAAGAAATCGAGCTGTTGCAACCATCTCCGTACAACAATCACTCACCGTCAACCTCCGCATATAAACGCCTCCGCCATCATCGTCAACACTCAAAACACCTCTGAACGTCAACCTCCGCCATCTCCACCTTACATCTCCGACCACCGATCATCTCCGACGACGACCGCATCGACATCCTAGACGAGACCGTTCACTTCCGGTCAACACCGTTCCACCGCACTTCACCGTCGTTCACCCTTCTCCGCCGCCGCCCCTCGCTCCGATCACACCACCACATCACCATCACCTTAAATCCAACCACCGTACACCGTCGGAGGACACCACAACTACGCCAACCACCGTAACAAACTGCACCACTTCGAGCACCACCGCACCGCCGTCTCCTCCGATTCACCTCCGTCCGTTAACCACCACATCTCctcccttcctcttcctcttccttcCTCTACGCTTAACCACCTCCGGCTCCATTCGATTAATCTGTTTTCGCGAACGAGATCTATTGAGTTAGTGTGATTTGGATCTGAATCGTTTGTGGAGAATTGTTAGCCGGTAGAAGGATATAGATTTAGGGAGAGAGAAGGAGAAGGATCTAGATTTAGTGTTTCATTTCTTCAAAGATCTGTGAAGTTGTGTGTGAGATTTACAGAGATCTGTTGAGAGAGGAGTAGAAGATAATTTGAGATTTGTTTGCTTTTGTTTTGTGTTCACAAGTGAGAGAGAGGAACAAGAGGAAACGACTGTTGTTGGTTTGAGTGTAGGGTTTTGTCTTTAAGCAAAAAGGAAAAGCAAATTCAAAACTCTATTTAATAAAACCTCTCACGTTAAGagcagttttcaaatttttcaaaactttgacTGAAGTTATAGTTAATATATTTAAGGTTTAAAGGTGCAGTTGTGGTTATTATCGGGTAGTAtagtaaaataaatataatatatatatatatatttaaataaattttaaattacctagtattttttttaaaaaaaaagaaaaaaatatatatatatataataataataatgaggGAAATTTTTTTTAGCATCGAATCTTGGTTTTGAAAAGTAAGACAATTTTTTTATTTGTGTAGTGAACGGGTGTCATAGATTTTTAAGTTGGGCCAGGTCTTAAATTTTTGGGCATATAATTTTGATCAGTTTTGGGTCGAGTTTTCATAGTTTATTTTTGGACCTTTTTAAAATTAACTTGTGTTCACAGAATTTCACCAGGCCAGGCGTTTCAAGTTCATTTAGACCAAGTACTACTAACATTTGGAGTTGATACGGGTTTAATTTTTGAAGTAACTTGAACCGGGTTTTAAGTTGAGACAAACATTTTTCGagctttataaaaaaaaaacatggatgAAACTCACAAGGAGTACGATAACTTTAGAAGTGTTCGTGGTGAAACTTTGTCTGATCATATTACAAGGTTCATGAATTTGCTGACAAAGATGAAGAAAGCTGGAATTCCCGTTACCAACCGTGCTAAAATCAAAAGGTTGCTAGATTCACTACCAAAAGAATGGAGTATCCGGTGCATGAAGATTAAAGATGACTTTATAAGGTATCCTACAACGCTGACAGATGTCGTGGACGCTTTGAAATCTCTTGAAATGGAGGTGAATCAGATTGGTGTCACTCCAAAAGCAAGCCCAACAACACCTACCAACATGAGTTTCCCTTCCCCAATCAGTGTAGGAAGTTCATCATTGGTTTCAGCCAGAATTCTAAATAATCTTCCAGCAAGTCCTGCAAAAACATCTTTAAGTGAAAAAGAAATGGTGGAAATTGCAAAGTCAACAACTGATAATGGGAAGAAAGTTACTGAGGAGGATGATAAGGTGAAGCAGATTGAGAAGGTGGATGCAGGATTCAGTGAACCAGGTAGAAAGAACGAAGAGAAGACGCCTTTTGAAGCCCAGCATGCAGAATCTAGCAAGGAGAAGGAAGAAAAGGACTTGGTAGACAACATTCCGCATAGCTTTAAAGTAAAGTTATGCACATCtgcatgcgttgatgtcgtggcacattatAAGTCTCTAAATCTAGAATTTGAGAGACAAAAGgacaaagctttaaaatttaacaaagagcttaaacagaacgaggccgcatatcagagaaagttgaattcaactttagctgaaatgcaaactctaaaagaatttgtgtttagaaaagattttatcattaatGATCTCACAGATAGATTAGAAAAAGCTTTGAACgaaaagaataaattacaaattataatagacaaatggaatgtcagtcaaaaggcaTTTACTGACATCAAAAACTGGCAACGACCGACGTATGTAAAAGATGGGATCGGGTATAAGGATAGgcaaggaaatgaaagaaaactcttctttccaccacatagcaaaaactatgtGCCTATGCCAACTCCTTATCCTGACAacgatttaattgataaaaataatttgattgctCAAAATATCAAttgtgaaaatgataaaatttctaacATTTCTGAAAGCAGTGAAGAGGCGATTGAGCGTGAGGAGGATGTGTGCGATGAGGATTGTGGTGGCACGAAAATAGGAATAGGGTATTTAGGCGACAGTTATACTACTGTTAACTGGTTCGCCTGGAACTGTGAGAAATCAAACAAAACTTTAAAATGTGTTGACTTAAAATCTGCTTTTTGTGATGAACAAGTTGTGTGTGAACCTCCTGTGTTTGTTCCAAAGTTGAAACAAAACAGATTCGGAAAATTCCTCACGGAGGAAATTCCAGAATTTGTTCCATCTCACACAGGTACGTCTGAGTCTGAGAAAAAGCTAAATGAAGAAAGCAGTAGTGAAGACTCAAGCACCACAACTTCAGAAGGAGGCGAAGGAAGCTCAAGTGATGACCGCGATTCAGACATTCAGTCATTCCAAGAGTGGGAAAGCTCAAATGACTTGGAAACTTTAGTAACGGATGCTTGTAAAACGGTTGAAGACCTTGAACCATCGGGTGTTCAAGAACCAACAACCTCAAATGACACTGCAAGTCCAGTCAATCAAGATCCACTAGAAGAACAGTTAGTTATTGAAGACTGCACAAGCTCAAATGATGAATCAGTGTTGAATGAAAGTCTTGGGGAGTCAAAGACATCTGAAGGTGTTGAACCTCACGTTTGTCAACATGCTGAGTCAAGCTCAAAGCAATCCCCGCCCCTAGTTGCATCACACGGAACTGCAAAGTCTCAAAAGCCATTCAAGGCTTGTTTTAGGTGTGGAAAAGAAGGTCATGTGCTCAAACAATGCCCAGAACGACACGATCCAGACGGTAAAGGCAACCAGTATTGCTTCTCTGGATCAAAAGGTAAAAATCACACATCTTTGAAAGATCAGATGAAAAACTTTTCATCCAGATCTCCACATGTGAAGCTGGTTTCACATGATTCAAAGATGAAAAGGACCAACACATCAAAACCTCAATCTTTCCCTCCGGGTCTTAAACATAAGATTGTTTCAAACTtaaaatcttttacaaacaaaatttttAAACCAACACAAGTTTGGCGAGTCAAACAAGTGGTTGTAAAAGAAATCAATGAGGGAAAAGATTTATCATATCGGGAGGTTTATTATTTTGATGAAAAGGGACAGCCCAAGACTACGATGGCTTGGGTTCCACTCTCTAACTGAATTGCTTATGAGTGTAGGAACATCCAAGGAGGACTGTTAGTAACACCGGTTATTATCAGTGGTTGTTCTAGATACAAGTTGGGGAAAATCACAGGTTTGGTTATGGTATCTAACCTGGTTGCACACTTAACTGCGCTGTAACACACTCATTTTCTTGTTGACATATGCTTTTGTGTGCCTGATGTGGAAGACTTTATTTTGTAAATacatgttttataatttttaatttttcagtaattgattgtacataaataaaattttagggggagtattaaaaTACTTCCTAGACCATGAGATGTGATTATTGCAAAATAATCATGATCTTATATGAGAAATGATAGGAACTAACTTGATTATGTCTTCGCATGAATAGGATCTGATGGAGGATACGGCTCCAAGTTAACGATATGTCGGTAGGTTCAGCATTTCAGACAAGTAAACTGCATCTTGGTGATAAAGTTAACGTCTACACAAGGATTATcggcttttctcaggcattacgcatcatagtgggtaacacgttgcggcatatggcttaatggtcttaaatcttgcgttgacagattgccaaagtctaagatctcgggtctttatattggtgtttcattcggaggatatcatagttgttcttctgctgcatccagatacatgctgacctagacgctatgatatccttttcataataagtgccttaaaaaaaaaaaaaaaaaaaaaaagaggccaAATCCCTTCGAATaagcgccatttttggccaaaacccataataagcgccatttttggccaaaacccttagatagattagtttggtaactctgctgtacggtagtactgacctgttcaccgaactatctgtcttagccctcggtagttcttgggatctctgttgtacgaaagtacagacctgatctccgttctgtcgttgaagagaatgaaaccaatatactcacccgttatgaggaatctttgtgcataaccttgatcgcgggggtatgtcctgatgtgggacgGGCATAATGTTTCTATTCCtaatagcttgtgtgggggccatagaattcttgtcaatattaccaaaacatgaaaaacaagcTCACCGAAAGCATGTTGAAAGAAGAATGCAtggatttaagaggacaaacataccaGCAAGCAATCGTTCTTGAGTCGTAGCTTTCCTAAAGAAAGTTGAAGTGTGGCTAGACTTTTCAAGTTGGTATGATCTTGTATTTGATCAGCTCTATATCTCAAAGGttgaaagataaaaaaaaataaaaaaataaaaaaaaataaaaaaaaattaattaaaaacaatatatctaaaatccaaaaatattttgattTGTGTAAAGTTGTTTTTTCTAAGTCTTCCATATCACATCAATCGTGTCTTAAACCGCTTGAGATACTCTTTCCATTGCACACCACAGATGAATACGGTTTTGTCTGTACTTTGAAACTATCTAAAAGAAAATTCGGAGTTGTGTTTGTGATTGTGAACAGGTTACTTCGCTTATTTGCTGCAATGATGGCCGATCATCAATTGAGCAAGATACCAAACCAAAGCACCTGTTTCCCTAAAGATTACAGAAGATACcgagctaggaatcctcctcctacGTCTTCTGATTCACTCAAGCTAAAGAGAGTTGGAAAAAGTTTGTTCCGGCTTGTCAAAGATGATGCATGCAAAAAGGGGGAGCTTATCCAGATAAAGTATTCAAAGTGCAAAGTGTCGAAAGAAAATCTTCAGTAAAGAAAATTTGGaaagcatcagtctagggggagattgttgggtctaaaaTTGAGAGTGAAGCTTGCCAAATTGAAGATTGCAACATGCATGAAGTTGAAGGTTCTAAAGATGATACAAGAGCTTGATAACATTAGCttaagggggagattgttgggtctaaaatgtgtagtctaatgttatcaacgaatcaagtcaacaaagtcaacgccATGAAGACAAAGTCAACGCGCAAGTCGACACGAGAAGTTCGAAGGAAGATATGACGTGTGAAAGATCGAGATTTGATAGTTATAGTGCTTTGGATacttaaatatattttgatttaaacaaaatatatttattatcttattttattagTCTTGATGTTTATTGCTACTTTTAGTAAGTTTTAATCTCTAGGGACTTAAATGTAAATAGCCTAAGTGTGTTtaggctataaatagaaagtgatgattagggttttaggtGACACACATTTCTAGAAAGATTTGGGGGCTAATTGTGTCATCATTTGTGCAAATCAATCTAGTGGGTTTCATTGCtatatttttggtgtgttcatcTTGATTTACTATCAAAATCAGATTTTTGGCTTGATTTGAtcctacaatttggtatcagagccaccgagTATTTGTTATCATTATCAATCAAAATATCTTTGTTATCATTACCGTAACGAAAACTGAAATGATAGTCCCGTCATCCTAGTTGGCAGCAGGTGTAGGATGACGGTTAGTTGGCAGCAGTTTTCGGGACCAAACCGAAAACTGAAATGAGCcaccgaggctctgataccaaatgatagGTCCCGTAACGATCCGGAACAAGAAAAGATAGAAACTTTAATGATTTGAAGTATAGAAATGGAAAGTTTCATTGATTGAATAAGAACAAATACAAAAGATTACAAGAAAATCATCCACCCCGAGTGAGctcccccggggtggtggctcacAAAATGCACACCCCACAAGTAAGGTTTAGTCCACTATATATAGCCCCTGAGCCTTGTCCTCCAAGCAAGCCCCTGACGTCGTCTTTGATTCTTCACAAATCGGCTAAATATCCAAAATCTTCATTGTCGTTTTCCCCCGCAAATGTAGACCCTCCTATATCTTGTCAATCAAAGCCCCGTAAGATAATATTGTAATAGGCATATGATAGGGTTCGAACTCCAAtgataaaaattaaataattagcTTCCTTGTGAGAATCTTCAATTTTGTCAGATTGCATTCAGCTCCGGATCCACCACTAAAGTCGCCAAATTCCTTTCTAACTATTATTGGCCCATAAAATTAATCTTGTACTCCCGGCCCAACTAATCCAAACAATATTGAAACCCAACAAATATGGCAAACCTCATTTACCAGCTTGGCCCATATAATAATTAAATCTTTAGAATCTGTACCCAATCATTGGCCCATTATAATTCACAGCCCAACCAAAATATTCTGTTGACAAACCCTAGCTGCTATATGCTCATCAACCGACAACACTGGATAAAACACAGTTAAGGACCAAATTCAATTCTTTGTAGCTGTCGGGTGGCCCAATGGAATAATCCAACAAATCATCCAATCATTGGGCCATCATGTGAAGCCCATGCACCTCATACGTACAGCCAACAAACCCTAGCCGCAATCAACTGACCTCAGCAGACATCACCGGAATTACATCAGGCCAAAAAAAATAATTCCGTAGCCGGAAACGATAATCTCCGACGAACTGAAAATAAATTTCGGTCATCTTGCATGCCATCCGTTAACCGTTATCTCCAAACACACCAACCGTTAACCATCACCTGCCAACAACCTGACCACCGTTATACTCCATCGTGCACCGTCATCCTACACCTGCTGCCAACTAACCGAGTCGCCGGAAGCACCACCGGAACGACAAACCATCATCATAGTCGCAACCCACTGAAAAAACACACCAGTAAACAAACTGGGTTTCTGGACCAACGAACACCGATCAATATTCAGCACCATCACCGATTACCACCAGAACCGCAATGAACAATCATCGCTCAGATAAAACACAAACGTAAAATGTTTTCGTGTAAAACTGAGAACCATAAAGATAAGCCGGAAAGTACTCACCTGAATCAAACCAAAGAACATCGATGGCTCCCGAATGAAGAACATGATTTATATCAAGTCGACCCATTGAAATCACGATCGGAATCTGGCGAGCTCACTAATATCACCGACGACCTCTTCTCAGATCACCTCTATCTCTACAAAACCTTTATGTGTTCTTTCTTTGTTTCTCTCTCATAAAATTGCCGGATCTGAATTATCATCAGTGAAGAATAAAAACACCAAATCTTATATTGCTGGAAGAAAGAACCACCATCAGTTTTACCACTAGTCACCTCAGATTCATCACTGGCGGTGAAAACCCTAGCCGCCACACATCTACACTCCCTGAAACTTTACGATTCCAACCATAAAAGTCATTTGACACCCAATGAACACTTGCCAGATCTGGAACAACtccaaaaatacaaaaaataccAAATCTGCATGTGTTTTACGTCTCCGGCGGATTTCAGGTAAAGACCCGACCAAACCGAAAACTGAAATGAGCCActgaggctctgataccaaatgatagGTCCCGTAACGATCCGGAACAAGAAAAGATAGAAACTTTAATGATTTGAAGTATAGAAATGGAAAGTTTCATTGATTGAATAAGAACAAATACAAAATACTcatccaccccgggtgagctccccCGGGGTCGATTATCTATTTTGTTCTTATCCGATCAATGAAAGTTTATCTTTCTTGTTTATTATTGATTGTTCTTGGCTCAAAATCACCCGTCTCGTTATCATTTACCGAACCGAAATTGAAACCGGATCGTTACGGGACTATCATTTGGTATCAAATCAAAGATACCAAAGATAACAAAGATATTTTGATTGATAATGATAACAAATATCGTTAGTGGGTTTCATTGCtatatttttggtgtgttcatcTTGATTTACTATCAAAATCAGATTTTTGGCTTGATTTGATCCTAcatatacctactgattaccacgttgattaggtgtagtgacgagtcatagtttcggtcaaaatgcgtatttatgcgtattttgcaaccaaactattcttgggtatcaaaaccctttattttgatatcaaacttgttttctaacttcgttaaacatgtttgaacatgtttaactcgtcacttttagattagtgcttatatagggtcataaggtaagcggtctaaacaaccgcttagactttcgaacccgacctgtttggtcgatcattaggatccgaccaagcatatatTATGACCATAGTTGTATCGGGAATAACCCTCCAAgtttataccttatggtcacttcgtttagttagttgtatgataggtagtttatatgccttaggaaaatgaccaaaatgccctttttacgcataatttcattttaagcatatttaacctaaattttgacatctaaactgattaggcaacattattagacatgttagggcatataatacttgtcataggactagttaggcggtccgagcgcgttttacgcgaacgacgcgttaaagtagcgtaagctacctaaacgagtcgtaatgggtcgtaagcacttaggttaggtttcgttttagtatgcaggctttgttaaaccatgtcatatgagttccaatactcatttggtttacgaaacctcatcctatctgatcttccgatttatgtccggtttattaacatagaacctatattaggtgccgtttgatttccgtgatccctctaatgttgcttggttgttattcaagacttctaagcattctcaggtgagtacatagtcccctcttttactgttttcaactgttttggggtgaaacacatgtgcctacttgttagtttcgtgtttttcatgcttttatatcatatacttgctatgtttatTAGTACGTagatagtacatgatttcattatgttttgctatgcatgttcacttagcatgctagcacattgattttcatatattacattttgttgcatatgttcatccagcatatggacacattgttttacatttgaACCGTTTGGAACTGTTTGATCTATGTGGGTTATTTGAACTGTTGAACTGTTTGGAACTGTTTGATCTATGTGAATTATTTGAACTGATGGAACCGTTTGGAACTGTTTGATCCTTGTGAACAGTTTGGaactgtttgatttatgtgaaccatttggAACTGAATGATTGATGTGAACCGTTTGGAACTGTTTGAActgttgggttagggaagtgattaagtaacggggtgggtgtaatgtgttaaaagcatggtggatacgccgctggtacttcctatatataagtgcttttaacacattatatatcgttgcgttacctagatcacttgggcaaagGTTATCAAAACgaagttatattacaaggtttttctaacaatataaacCATTTGAGTTTTATTACAAAAACAATTTACGATTTGGGTTtacaaaaacaaatgttttgagttaagattcatggcatcaAGGTTTTATAAAACTAATCTGTTTTGACTTGGTTATTTCAATTTACattacaaacattttacaaaactagGTTTTCTAATATCAATTAATGAAGTTGTTCAAGTTATTTCAAaatgtaaacgagccatgaatctgacactcacataaaacctatgtactcgccggcatttttatgctgacgtattttcacatgtgtttcaggtaccatagttgatgatgttttatgatgatattggtgcatgctcacataggaatggacgaggctttagtgacttaataacaacggaatttaatttgttcatgttttgtttctagtTTCAATACAATGTAATACACTTAATACAATAAAACAgaacttcaatccatgtgttatgaaagAATGTTTCtattacgacactccccgacgtttccgccgcggtttgttgttttaacacggttggggtgtgacacctaggGTTTGGGACCTTTGTATTTATAGCTGAGAAGGGGTCCACATTCGAAGTGTGCGGTCCACACAACCTTCTTGTGGGTTACAGGCCCACACATTATAAAGGTGTGCGGTTTGGTGAGAGTAAGGTGGAAGGGTGTACGACAATGAGGTGTGCGGTGCTATCAAGATGCCGCACACATGTGTTTTGAAAATATAGTGTGCGGTCTCAATTGATTATGTTGTGCGGCTAGTTTAGTTAAAATATGATTACAATAATAAGAAATACACTCCACATTgaaacacacacatacacacatgtatatatatacacacacatatgttGTTAgagtagggttcatgcgagaaccacctttattgcaagaaccgagagaaccaatgtgaacacaaaaaatacctaaaagaatctaaaaaacacaaaaaaaaagtttttaatatttttctaaaaaaaatcgctatatttcgttaccaaaaataaaaaaaaagaacttttttttcgagtaacagttatggatgcacatgtgcatatgtgttaTTTCTTGGACAACTTTCGTAATATATTACCAGTAGTAGAAaaaatgcactttcatttacattaccatccacaatacactactttttacatcaCCAATATtaagaatgcacatgtgcatccttatgtataaccatgatataacatgttttggtacaaaaagtttgtgattttaaatgatgaagtaggcccatatacatgtgttttggttagttatatctagtggttgatggtttgattatatttgtcactttatgatgtaatatgttatttggatggtataaagggtgttgatgtacatgtaataaagtgaaatattggtaatggtattgtattatggatggtaggaggcaatggtattgtattacagatggtaggaggtaatggtagtgtattatggatggtatgatagatgaaaggggaagtatattcaaagtggtgtaccaaaac comes from the Helianthus annuus cultivar XRQ/B chromosome 4, HanXRQr2.0-SUNRISE, whole genome shotgun sequence genome and includes:
- the LOC110933368 gene encoding uncharacterized protein LOC110933368, with the translated sequence MPTPYPDNDLIDKNNLIAQNINCENDKISNISESSEEAIEREEDVCDEDCGGTKIGIGYLGDSYTTVNWFAWNCEKSNKTLKCVDLKSAFCDEQVVCEPPVFVPKLKQNRFGKFLTEEIPEFVPSHTGTSESEKKLNEESSSEDSSTTTSEGGEGSSSDDRDSDIQSFQEWESSNDLETLVTDACKTVEDLEPSGVQEPTTSNDTASPVNQDPLEEQLVIEDCTSSNDESVLNESLGESKTSEGVEPHVCQHAESSSKQSPPLVASHGTAKSQKPFKACFRCGKEGHVLKQCPERHDPDGKGNQYCFSGSKGKNHTSLKDQMKNFSSRSPHVKLVSHDSKMKRTNTSKPQSFPPGLKHKIVSNLKSFTNKIFKPTQVWRVKQVVVKEINEGKDLSYREVYYFDEKGQPKTTMAWVPLSN